The following coding sequences lie in one Lolium perenne isolate Kyuss_39 chromosome 2, Kyuss_2.0, whole genome shotgun sequence genomic window:
- the LOC139835704 gene encoding uncharacterized protein: MERAWHQANSCEVLSREGQPGTAPMKMLFSGYRASLKTKAAETLAQLATLEDAEKTVEERRTLLYNQVVTSYHRAKIERAALARELEVVKGELYASFDLMSYFLFNLGWLIFLSGRPAAEAAKVPQLESDLRAARAQCAESEEAGRSAAGKLKLAEQS, from the exons atggagagggcatggcatcaggcgaactcctgcgaggtactcagccgggaggggcagcctggcacggcgcccatgaagatgcttttctccggctatcgggccagcctcaagaccaaggccgccgagacccttgcccagctggcgacgctggaggatgctgagaag acggttgaggagcggcgcaccctcttgtacaaccaggtggtgaccagctaccaccgggccaagatcgagcgggccgccttggctcgtgagctggaggTCGTCAAGGGTGAGCTCTACGCTTCTTTCGACttgatgtcttattttctttttaatcttggttggctgatatttctttccggccgccccgcagctgaagccgccaaagtcccgcagctggagtcggatctccgagccgctcgcgcgcagtgcgccgagagcgaggaggcgggccgatccgccgccggcaagctcaagctggctgagcagagctga